ctatttttttttgggggggggggaaggtgctGGAcccggggcctgaactctgggcctaggctctgcccctgagcttttgtgctcaaggctagcgccgtactacttgacccacaattccacttccagttctgtGTGTGcgcttaactggagacaagagtatcacagaccttcctgtccagactggcttcacagcgctctcctcaggtctcagcctcctgattacaggcagGGGCCATTGGCACCCAATATCTATGTTTTCAACTTATCTGTAAGATCCTGCACTTCAAATACAAGATACATACTCAGACACATACAGAGACATACTCAtatgcacataaacacacacatctggacatctatatacatatgtatgcccACGTGAatccacatacacagacagagacccccaatatacacacatacattcagatatagacatacacatacataggTGTGCTCACAGACAACACAGACACgaatacatagacacacagacctaCCCAGGCAGACATacactgttttttctttctgtcacttCAGGTGAGAACACTGTGTGCAGAGGAGATCCTTCCTTGGGTGGCTGGGGCGCTGCCCAGCTTGGGTGTGGGCCTGCTGTTTGCCCCGCAGCTAGAGGGACGTGGAGGCAAAGATACCtgcttcccccatctctccccgcCCCGGTAGCACCGCTCACCTTGCCTCTTCCTCAGACATCAGGAGAGGCAAAGGCTGGACTGGGGGGCTTGCTCAAATCAGTCCTCCACCAggatcaagtaaaaaaaaaaaaaaagattgagggtcaaaaaagacacagaaaaacaaaaatacaacccTGTAGAATTTCTCCCTTCCAATCAAACACCGAGCACACAGCGGGACTTTGCATTCCTTTTATTTGGACCCATGCCCCTTGGAGGGGGGTACCCGTGTCACCCGCCTGAGGACGCCATCTTTGGCCCACGTTCAGAGGGTAGAGATGGGCTCAGGAGCAGCCTGCGATGGAAAGCAAAGTCTTTGTTCATCCACGAGGCCATTTCCCATCTACCAACCCAGACTTGCCCTTTATAGCCCCATCACAAAAGCAGAGGGCCACCCCCGTGCCCCCAAAAGGCGCCCCACGTGGTGGGCCAGAGTCCGGTCGACAGACAGGTGGGGGGCTGCGGCCCCGGGAGCCTCACTTCTGAGTGAGGATGGCCACGAACTCCTCGTAGTTCACCTTGCCGTCCTTGTCACTGTCGGCCTCCCGGATCATGGTGTCCAGTTCCTCCTGGGAGAGCTGCTCCCCGAGCTGGGCCATGGCCTGCTTCAGCTCCTCCACGGTGATGTGGCCGTCCCCGTTCTGATCGAAGGCCCTGAAGACGGCGCGGAGCTCCTCCTGGGTGCCGCCCCCCTTCATCTTCTTGGCCACGGCTGTCAGGAACTCTTGGAAGCTGACCATGCCGTCGCCGTCGGTGTCCAGCCGGGCGATGAGCTCCTTCAGCTCAGCCTCGGACAGGTTCTGGCCCACGGCCTTCATCACGTCGCCCAGCTCCTCCGTGTTGATCTTGCCGTCCCCGTTCTTGTCGAACCTGGAGAAGGCCTGGTGCAGCTCTGCCACCTCCTCTTTAGACAGCTTCTCGGCCATGCTGGCACCTCGTGCAGAGCTTCCCTCCTGGCTGCCCACCCACCGGCTGCTCGGCCCCAAGGCTTGCGCTCCAGAGATCGGAGGcagcgtctgtctgtctgtctgtcggagGGCAGAGCTGAAGACAGTGTGGATTTGGCATGGGAACCCCCTCCTTTTCTGCgactggagagaagggaggaggaaggctcCCCACCCTGCAAGTGTCCTCAGGCGAGATCCTCCTCCCAGGGAGGGACAGACCAGCTGCAGACCAGAAATGCAGGAATCGGAGTGGGAGGGCCCACGGGAGGCCGGCAGTCCCTGGTGTGGGGGGCAACGGAGGGCACCCTCCCAGCGTCGCCTGAGCCCCCTTCGTGGCAGATCACCCCACTGCAATACCATCTACCCAGGACCCAACTCCCCTTCCGCCTATGCTCACAGTAACCCTGACCAAGCCCATCACTTCAAGACGGCAACCCCAACTCTGCACAgactgaggctgggggggggggggctgggggggctgagGGATAGATGAAGCTGCTCTTTAGGGGCTCcacaatccccccccccaaagtctgCCTGGGATCAGCCATGGGCTTCCATCAAATTCTCAGTGCAGGACAGGAGCTAGAATAGGACAGGCTGCCCTTTGCTGACAGAGAGCAAGAGCCTACATTACACCCAGACCTTCAGACCCATCCCATAGCGGGTGCGGGAACATtacctttatattttttattttttgtcatggggcttaactgggcactgtccctgactttatttatttttgctcaaggctatcactctaccacgtttgttttttgtttgtttttaatttaactttattgtcaaagtgatgtacagaggggttacagttacgtgggtaaggtagtaagtacattgcTTGTCATACGTCttagcccctccctcatttttctcccaccttccttccccccctccccccctaccccacccccatgctatccagcgctctaccacattgagccacagctccacttgcagttttctggtggttcactggagagaagagactcacagactttcctgcctcgggctggcttccagctgtgatcctcagatctcagcctcctgagtagctagggtgacaggggtgagccaccgaaACCCAGCGCTGGCACATTAAAGGAAGGTATGCAGTGTGATTCTGGTGGTGTGGCAAAGACTTTTGTCCTCTCTCTCCAGGACAGTTGCCATCTAGCTCAGTGACTCCTACAGTCCTATTCCATCGCTAAGCCCAAGGTTGTCTGTGCCCAAGAGACTTGGTGTGCATGTGTAGAAGGCCGGAGAGCCTTCTGACCAGGGTCAGAGTCTTTTCTGAATGCTTTCTGGGAAAATGACCCCAGGAGAGGCTGAGGGGGCAGAAGATGCAAAAGAAGGCAGACATAATGATGTCTTGACCTCCCCACGGCTTTACGAAGTATCATCCCCAAGCATAGCAATGTCCCAGCATAGGATGTCCCAGGACTCTCCACCGGACCTGCCCTGCAGAAGGaagcccatccctgcccacacgCAGGGCAGCAAGGCTGACACCAAGAGCTCAACTCTCCTGAGAGTATCCCTAAATCTTGTCAGCTGTGAGAACCCCATTTGTGAGGGGACATGAGCCAAGACACCCCAATGGTGACTTTCTCAAGAAagccccttttcccctccctgccTGAAACACGGGTCTCTACTCTCCTCCTGACAAACTTAACCATTTCGACCTCTCTGATTCAGCCAATCAACTAGATCAAGCGTTGTCTCCTTCATTCAACTACAGCCTGCCCTTCAGTACTGACCCTCTACCCCTACTCTATCCCTGATTCTGGGGCCTCCGATGTAGAGAGAGAAGAGCAAGGAGAATGTTCCAGTTgtcttcactttatttttatttttaggaagacATCTCGAAGAAGGAGAGCTATCTCACCTTGGTATTGGAATAATACAGAGACCTCAATAAATATTAAGCAATCCATTTCTCAATGAAACTGACAACCAGTTTTGGGTGGGGAAGGCCACTGCAGCCTGAGGACTGTATAGGGGAAGCATTCTGTGTGGTAAGAGACGCAGGAAGGGTGGAGTACCGAGCGCACCGAGTGACTACATCCAATTACACTcctgaattaagaaaaaaaagaaaagatatcaaTCTATATgtgaaatttccttttcttctcatctTATTAGGAGGACCTATGATTAAAATCTAAATGCTTTGTAATTATtgtctcattatttttctttagtagtAAATGATAcgttgcaaaaaaaaaacttaagagatTTGGTTGCGTTCCTGGTTCCAGTTCTATGGCTGGTATGGAAATTTATGTCTCAATATGTTGCCTATGCATTAGGATGATGCACTGACCCTATCTAAGGAGATTACTCTGAATCAGACTATCAAGCTCAGATCAACGCAAGGCGTGTTACTCTACGATAAACTTCCTGTCCAAGGACAAGCTAACTTGCCTTTGATGTAGACCTCAAGAGAATATCTACTTGAAGGGAGAGCCCACACTCCGTTGGGCTGTTGTCTCTTTCTTGGTTGAACTGAAAACCAGCATCTATCCactgtgaaggaaggaaggaagcctaacaggtccaggccctgagccttAGCGGCCTTTGACCATACACTCAAACCAATTCCACTCCATGCAAGCGAGGGCTTCGTTTAGTAAAACATCTGTCTGAGTCTCACCGTGGGACGTGGTGGTGCCTACACGTGCTGCTAATATcctcaaggaaggaatgaagtCTCCAAGAAAAATCCTTCAAGTGTACCCCCCACTTCCTCAGTCTACCCCAGTGGATCTCCAAGATCATATGATCCATTTAAAACATGTGCAGGCGCTGGAGTGCTTCCCTTTTGTCTTCCCACCCAGTCTCCTGCCTCGTAAGTCACAACCTCTTAGGGTAGGAGTCTTCAAGAACAGCATTCACGAGAGACCTGCCATGTGAAATTCGTTGGTGAAACTTAGTTAATCTTGCTTGAACTTCTTTGTCATTTGTAGCTCAGGTGCAGGTGTAGTTTCATGGGTGTCTTTACAGCTCtgtaaaataaaaggaacaaTGGATATTGTTCAACTAATGAGAAGCCCAAGGCTAAGGCACCCAGTTACTTGCTCCTAGTTTTACAACTGAGCTCCCTGGAGCCAAGTAAGAAGAAAAGTCAGACAGATCatcaggagaaggagagaaggccaCCACCTCCGCCAGAGATGGCGGTGGTGCCCTGGAGCTGTGTCAGGTGCTAAAGGCTCGAGTGACCCAAAGCTGAGAAGCTAAGAGGTCCAGCTTTGCTGATAAGGACACCAGGAACCAGATAGAAAGATAGAGACGATGGTTcacagaaggagagaagggagcagGTGCATAGGCCATCTTGAGCCTTTCATGAAGTACTGGAGATGGACTCTTTTTCCCAGGATATGTCCCTTCTCCAGTCTTTTCTCTGCTTATGCCATCATGGAAGAAGCATGAACTCTTCCTTGCAAGGATGACTGTGtctctgggggcgggggtggggggggagaggaggcttcattatggaaggaaggatggtgtCACGGGAAAGATGAAAATGTCTCCAAGGCTCCCAGACCAGTGTCTGAGGATGGAAGAATAAGCAGTCCTGGCACAATAGCaggatgtgtacatgtatgtatttgtgcAATCACACGTGCGTATAGGTGAACATTTATGTGAGCATGTACGTACCTACTCACTGTGccctatgtgtatatacatgtacacttaGGTTTGTATATGTTGTTGTGTTTAAAGGTGTTGGAAAGTGTTGCGGGGGCTTCAACACTGGGGTTTCAAAACAAATGACTAAAGCTGACTCCTTTCATGTAAACTAGACCCCAGAAACAAATAGACTCATCCATCCAGTCCGTCCGTCCTTGTGTGGCTCTCTGGGTGAAACACTGCTCAGAAACCAGTTGAACAGGTCTTGGAGCACACCCCCAGAGTGGGAACTCCTCTGGCTCCTGTAGCTTGCGGGAGCACCGTGTTCCTCAGCACCCCTTTCGCTCGTGGACCAGGCTGTCTGCTAGAGTGATGCTAGGTAAACATGCTGGATGAATTGAACAGGTGGATGTGATCAATAGGAAACCACCTAGTGAGCTCAGCCTCTGAAGTTGGAGATCACCATTTCAGTGTTGTTCCCGGTTGAGGTCAACAGGAGCCATTCTTGGGTTTCAAGAGGTCACAGTCTAGAGTCACCCAAGGGGGTGGCTGCCATGTTCTCATGGACATTATGTTTATGGTTCTGAGAGGCTTGGGGCTGAtgagatttgctttttttttttttttaaccgcgATCTGCCTAGACGTGTCCGGCTAGTTGGCAAGTgcagtcctccctcctccccactgccaCTTCTCCATCCTCAACACGCCTGGGAACTTGGCAGGGCACAGACACACTCTGCTCTGTGTCCTAGATTCGGGGCCAtgcatcagccccccccccccagaaaaggAGTTAGCCAAGGTGATCCATCAGCAATTATCATCCAGTAAGACGAGTTCTGGGAGTTCTGTCTGCTTGGAAATATAATCTGAAGCATCTAGATTGCCATGAGCCTAAACACCAGCAAGACGGGCCACCTTCATCATGGTGGCCACGACGCCTGAATACAGAAATCCTCCGAAGGAGTTTACATCTAAATCACTAAGCAGACGTAGAAGGATGTCCAAAGTGCAACAGAAACAGAATTAAATTATCCGGGAAACGCAGAAGTTATCAAGTTAAAAGAGGCACCTGTTTGACTCACACTATCAGCTCTCCTCATCGGTGAGCTTGATGTTCAACAAGTCCACCGAAGGAAGATGGAGCCTCTTTTTATAAAAGCTGCGTCTGTAGCGAGGCACCGTGGCTcacacacctgcagtcctaactCCTAGGGAGACTGAGATGGAGAGTTACGTGTCACCCTGTGCAAAAAGATGGATGATACAGTGGCTGAACCTTTCATCCCAGCTAGGCTGAGAGGCGTAAATAGGATGACCAGCCTGGGAAACACTCAGTACGTCGTAGAAGTTTGACAAGGGTTACACACGCACCTTCTGGCCTGTTAAAGGAACAAAGCATAGGCTCTCTGGAGCCTACACAGGCGAATGGGAAATTATCTGACGTCCGGTCCTAGGTTAGCACAATTACACCATCAGACTCCCTAAGACCCAGAATTCACATGCCTGGcttagaaaaataatcatttccatGAGATGGCAAAAAAATGTTCTTATGTATCATTGGTGATAAAGCCAAGATTTTTCTGGGACAAGGCAGTGTGTTTGGGTCATGGACCAATTCTGAGAAGAGAAGGCCTCATAAATTACCTATATTTTTACACGAGCACACGTCAAAAATAGCTACACCAGGGAGATGaccaaatttattttctttatcctgGGCGTTGCCAAGGGCGGAACTTTGAGGGTCCCCTGTAGGGGGACCTGTTTCCCACGGGAGCCTCCATTCCAGGGGactgggaaagggagggaggaaggtcaaCCAAGAACTAGATTGCCTTGGCCTTGATAACTTGGGCCTTTGGGTAAGGAACAGTTCTTTGAGCTTTAGTTCTATCAGCTCTGAAAGAGGCCAAGAATTTAAAGTATCTACGGCGATGCTTTCGAAACCTCTAATACTCCAATACAAAGGTGGTTTCACCGTATTCCTTTTGAAGCGGACAATGCACCACACAAAGATCAAAGGTTGACTTTACCATATTCATTTTTAGTCCCCTCCTTTCtataccttccttcctcctcatagGAGCTAAGGGTGCTGGGTCCCCACCACCTGTGATGGCTCAAAGGCTTCTCAGATTGACCAACTCCTGGGTCTAAGCTCCTTATAACATGGATGGTT
The DNA window shown above is from Perognathus longimembris pacificus isolate PPM17 chromosome 18, ASM2315922v1, whole genome shotgun sequence and carries:
- the LOC125367238 gene encoding calmodulin-4-like, with amino-acid sequence MAEKLSKEEVAELHQAFSRFDKNGDGKINTEELGDVMKAVGQNLSEAELKELIARLDTDGDGMVSFQEFLTAVAKKMKGGGTQEELRAVFRAFDQNGDGHITVEELKQAMAQLGEQLSQEELDTMIREADSDKDGKVNYEEFVAILTQK